From a single Endozoicomonas euniceicola genomic region:
- the udk gene encoding uridine kinase: MKQKTILVGVAGASASGKSLLANTLIEELQSEHLCIISEDSYYKDQTHLTMDERVRTNYDHPDSMDHELMLEHMRQLKTGKAVDVPIYDYSIHNRKDESRHVLPARVVIVEGILLFTRPDIREAFDLRFYMDTPLDICLIRRMKRDIVERGRDVDSVIKQYLETVRPMFLQFIEPARQHAHLIIPQGGKNRIAIDLIKTKIRDLID, encoded by the coding sequence ATGAAACAAAAAACCATCCTTGTCGGTGTTGCCGGTGCTTCTGCATCAGGTAAAAGCCTGCTGGCCAACACCCTGATCGAAGAGTTGCAGTCGGAACATCTGTGTATCATCTCGGAAGATTCTTACTACAAGGATCAGACTCACCTGACCATGGACGAACGTGTTCGCACTAACTACGACCATCCAGATTCCATGGATCATGAACTGATGCTGGAGCACATGCGCCAGTTGAAAACAGGCAAAGCCGTTGACGTTCCTATTTACGACTATTCGATTCACAACCGAAAAGACGAGAGCCGTCATGTATTGCCAGCCCGTGTGGTGATTGTTGAAGGTATTCTGTTGTTTACCCGCCCGGACATTCGTGAAGCCTTCGATTTACGCTTTTATATGGACACACCTCTGGACATCTGCCTGATTCGTCGTATGAAGCGCGATATTGTCGAACGTGGTCGCGATGTTGATTCCGTGATCAAGCAGTACCTTGAAACCGTACGCCCAATGTTCCTGCAGTTTATTGAACCTGCCCGACAGCACGCTCACCTGATCATCCCTCAAGGCGGAAAAAACCGTATTGCTATTGATCTGATCAAAACCAAAATTCGTGATCTGATCGATTAA
- the yciA gene encoding acyl-CoA thioester hydrolase YciA, whose protein sequence is MHEPRGELVLRTLAMPADTNANGDIFGGWILSQMDLAGGMAAKQCAHSRISTVAIESMSFHQPVKVGDVICCYAEFMHIGTTSMRIKLEVWSLKMPFNQKRVKVTEGLFTYVAIDDDGKPHPVDRPQA, encoded by the coding sequence ATGCATGAGCCCCGAGGTGAACTGGTTCTTCGCACTCTGGCAATGCCTGCGGACACCAATGCCAATGGTGATATCTTTGGTGGCTGGATACTGTCGCAGATGGATCTGGCTGGCGGTATGGCAGCCAAGCAGTGCGCCCACAGTCGTATATCAACCGTTGCTATAGAATCCATGTCCTTCCACCAGCCAGTCAAAGTCGGTGACGTTATCTGCTGTTACGCCGAGTTCATGCATATTGGCACGACGTCAATGCGTATTAAGCTGGAAGTATGGAGCTTGAAGATGCCATTCAACCAGAAACGGGTCAAAGTCACAGAGGGCCTTTTCACTTACGTTGCCATAGACGACGATGGAAAACCTCACCCTGTCGATCGTCCTCAAGCCTGA